In Acetonema longum DSM 6540, the DNA window CATCCATGACATTCATACTTCGATTTTAACCGAATTATTATCGTGCTACAATAGGTAGAGTAAAAGATTGAGAAATAAGGAGTGCATAGTATAAGCAACGTGAAAAATAACGAGATTGATTTTTATATTGACGGCCATTCATAATTTTATAATCGGAGGGGACGGCATGAAATTTGAAGGCACAGAACCGATAAGGGATGAAAAAACGTTTGTCGCTGAAGGAGCAGGCGTGATAGGAAAAGTGACAATGCAAGAATTCAGCAGCATCTGGTTTAATGCCGTTGTACGCGGTGATGTCAATCGGATTGAGCTGGGGAAATACTCTAATGTACAGGACAATTGCGTTCTCCACTCTTCCTGCATTATCGGCGATTATGTGACGGTAGGCCATAATGTGGTGATACACGGGGCTACTATTGAGGATCACTGTCTGATCGGCGTGGGGGCAATCTTGTTGGATAACGCTGTGATTGGCCGAGGCAGCATCGTTGCAGCCGGCGCCGTAGTCCGGGAAGGCCAGATTGTTCCTCCGCACTCCCTGGTTGCCGGGGTTCCGGCGAAAGTGATCCGTCAGGTGCCGGAGCGGATGGACAGCATCCATGCCCAGGCAATCAAATACAAAACGCTCTGGACGGAACGATACGGTATTTTGCCTGACGCCGGCGGTGAATGTTATCATGGGGAACAAATCGTATAACCAATGATCAACGAATCCGGGTAAACGGGACGGAAGGATACGTAGAAATCCTGTCAGGTATGCCTGCGTGATCCGCGTTTGTTACCGAAAATTAAAATCTTGGGCAATACTGAGCTTATCAATTTAAACATTGGTTCATTGTAAAATGAACTGCAACAGATAAAAAGATAACAGCCAAAGAAAGAAACCGAGTATGATTAAAGCGACCAAACCCAATCATACGGAGGTTTCAAGCTATGACTGTTACTAGCAATGATAACACATCCGCACGAACTTTCAAACACCTAAGCCCTTATGAGCGGGGAAGAATGCAGGCGCTTTTACAGGAAAAGCACTCCCTGCGGTACATTGCCCGGCAACTCAATCGCCACCCCAGCACGATCTCTCGAGAACTAAAAAGAGGAACCGTTACGCAGCTACGATCCGATTTAACCTCCTATCAGGCCTATTTTCCCGAGACCGGACAAACAATGTATCTGAAAAGACGCTCTGCTTGTAAGCCCAAATACAAGCTGGCAGAGGTAGAAGCATTTTTACAGTTTGCACAAACCAAGATGCTAAAGGATAAATGGTCTCCTGATACGGTCGTAGGGGTTTATAAAAATCACCCCAAGCACCATGGTCAGGCCTATGTCTCGACTAAGACGCTATACAACTATATTGATCGAAGGTTTCTGCCGGTACGCAACATAGATTTAGCTCTTAAGGTTCGGCGCAAGGGGAAGAGCCACATCCAGCGTAAAAACAAACGGATTTTAGGGGATAGCATCGAACAACGCCCAAAGGACGTGGAACAAAGAGATGAATTTGGTCATTGGGAAATTGATACGGTATCTGGCAAACGTTCCAATGATCACGCCCTATTAACCTTAGTCGAACGCAAAACAAGACACATGCTCCTGTTGCAGTTACCTGATAAGACAAGTCAATCGGTCTGTCAGTGTCTAAACTCCTTACAGGAGCGGTTTGGGAATCTCTTCCCACAAATAGTTAAGAGTATCACGGCGGACAATGGTTCTGAATTTGCTGATTTGGCTGTACGGCTAGCGCAATGGGGCAGTAAAGCCTATTTTTCCCACCCCTACTCAGCCTGGGAACGGGGAACCAACGAGAGACATAATGGACTCATTCGCCGGTTTATTCCTAAAGCGAGATCCATTCGTGCTGTATCTCCAGCAACATTGCAGAGGGTTCAGGCATGGTGCAATCAACTTCCCCGCAAAATCTTGGGCTACAAGACCCCACAAGAGTGCTTTGAAAAAGAACTTTTAATGATCCAATAAGTTTATTCTGGTTTCTTTCTGTAACTGTTGCATTTGATATTGCAATCTACACAATTTAAACATTCAACACAATGTTTCTGGGATTCTTGACAATGAAAAGTAATTGTGTATAATATTGTAAATGTAATAAGTGGTTTTCCAGGGTTCCGCAGCTTACTGGCTGATCCGAGAGAAAACAACAGTCTACGGAATGTAGCACGGAGGAATAAAAGTCCGGGAGAATGGCTGTTAGGGCAGCTTATTTTTCCCAGGCTTTATTTCTTGGACTATATTTGTTAATACGAAAGAGGGAGGTCGGGCTAATGTTTAGGGAAATGAGACGAGGTAAGCAATTATTAT includes these proteins:
- a CDS encoding gamma carbonic anhydrase family protein, with translation MKFEGTEPIRDEKTFVAEGAGVIGKVTMQEFSSIWFNAVVRGDVNRIELGKYSNVQDNCVLHSSCIIGDYVTVGHNVVIHGATIEDHCLIGVGAILLDNAVIGRGSIVAAGAVVREGQIVPPHSLVAGVPAKVIRQVPERMDSIHAQAIKYKTLWTERYGILPDAGGECYHGEQIV
- a CDS encoding IS30 family transposase, which encodes MTVTSNDNTSARTFKHLSPYERGRMQALLQEKHSLRYIARQLNRHPSTISRELKRGTVTQLRSDLTSYQAYFPETGQTMYLKRRSACKPKYKLAEVEAFLQFAQTKMLKDKWSPDTVVGVYKNHPKHHGQAYVSTKTLYNYIDRRFLPVRNIDLALKVRRKGKSHIQRKNKRILGDSIEQRPKDVEQRDEFGHWEIDTVSGKRSNDHALLTLVERKTRHMLLLQLPDKTSQSVCQCLNSLQERFGNLFPQIVKSITADNGSEFADLAVRLAQWGSKAYFSHPYSAWERGTNERHNGLIRRFIPKARSIRAVSPATLQRVQAWCNQLPRKILGYKTPQECFEKELLMIQ